One genomic segment of Heliomicrobium undosum includes these proteins:
- the hslO gene encoding Hsp33 family molecular chaperone HslO, giving the protein MGVTKGDELIRATAQDGMVRFIGARTTELVGRARELHGTWPVPTAALGRALTAASLLGALQKNDEKMTLRILGDGPLGAVVAQGDAKGRVRGYVQHPELDLPPTAEGKLDVGGAVGRQGHIHVTRDLGLKEAYTGSAELVSGEIAEDLTQYFLISEQTPSAVALGVLIDVDGSVMSAGGYLLQLMPGADDTMIEQLEARIARIGPISQYWSTGKSARDLMEELLEGMEPKVLASYPPEFFCGCDRERVAALLKSLGADELADMRESQGGAEVRCHFCSQAHFFAPEELQAWEQELRSKTV; this is encoded by the coding sequence ATGGGTGTCACGAAGGGCGATGAACTCATACGGGCCACGGCCCAAGACGGCATGGTGCGCTTTATCGGCGCCCGGACGACGGAACTGGTGGGCCGGGCTAGGGAACTGCACGGGACATGGCCGGTTCCGACGGCCGCCCTGGGCCGGGCCTTGACGGCGGCGTCCCTCTTGGGGGCTTTGCAAAAAAACGATGAGAAGATGACCTTGCGCATCCTTGGCGACGGTCCCCTCGGAGCGGTGGTCGCCCAGGGCGATGCCAAGGGGCGGGTGCGCGGCTATGTGCAGCATCCGGAACTGGATCTGCCGCCGACGGCGGAAGGGAAGCTTGATGTGGGCGGCGCCGTGGGCCGCCAGGGCCATATCCATGTGACGCGGGACCTGGGGCTGAAAGAAGCCTACACCGGTTCAGCTGAGTTGGTCTCCGGCGAAATCGCCGAGGATCTGACCCAATACTTCCTCATCTCCGAACAGACGCCGAGCGCCGTCGCCCTGGGCGTCCTCATCGATGTGGACGGCTCGGTGATGTCTGCCGGCGGCTACTTGCTCCAGTTGATGCCTGGCGCCGATGACACCATGATCGAACAGTTGGAGGCGCGGATCGCCCGGATCGGCCCCATCAGCCAGTATTGGTCCACGGGCAAGAGCGCCCGCGATCTGATGGAGGAACTCCTGGAGGGCATGGAACCGAAGGTGCTGGCCTCTTATCCACCGGAGTTTTTCTGCGGCTGCGACCGGGAGCGCGTCGCCGCATTGCTCAAGAGCCTCGGCGCTGACGAACTGGCCGATATGCGCGAGAGCCAGGGGGGCGCTGAGGTGCGATGCCATTTTTGCAGTCAAGCCCACTTTTTTGCCCCTGAAGAACTGCAAGCCTGGGAACAGGAACTGCGCAGCAAGACGGTATAA
- the rpmB gene encoding 50S ribosomal protein L28: MARKCAICGKGVQTGMQVSHSHIRTKRTWSPNLQRVRAVVKGAPVRLNVCTRCLRSGKVQRSV, encoded by the coding sequence ATGGCACGGAAATGCGCCATTTGTGGCAAAGGGGTTCAAACGGGGATGCAAGTCAGTCACTCCCACATCCGCACAAAACGCACCTGGTCTCCCAACCTCCAGCGCGTTCGCGCGGTTGTCAAGGGTGCGCCTGTTCGTCTGAATGTTTGTACCCGCTGCCTCCGTTCGGGCAAAGTTCAGCGGTCTGTCTAA
- a CDS encoding DUF1858 domain-containing protein: protein MGRITKDMSLMALLQAYPEAAEILARHGMGCLGCMGSATETIEGGARMHDIDLQVLLAELQRLERQGPA, encoded by the coding sequence TTGGGAAGAATAACCAAGGACATGTCGTTGATGGCATTGCTGCAGGCTTACCCTGAAGCGGCGGAAATCCTGGCACGGCACGGGATGGGCTGCCTCGGTTGCATGGGTTCCGCCACAGAGACGATTGAAGGCGGCGCCCGGATGCATGACATTGACCTTCAGGTCCTCCTGGCGGAATTGCAGCGGTTGGAAAGGCAGGGGCCCGCGTGA
- a CDS encoding Asp23/Gls24 family envelope stress response protein has protein sequence MTVKNPSDMGSVSIADDVIANIAGQAAAECYGLVGMAPKHLFAGIGVNKRAENAARGIQVNAYGDYSVSLDLHVIMAYGVRIPEVARTVMERVKSAIENQLGLSVREVNVHVHGLKIPD, from the coding sequence ATGACGGTGAAAAATCCCTCTGACATGGGCAGTGTTTCGATCGCCGACGATGTGATCGCCAATATCGCCGGACAGGCGGCGGCAGAGTGTTATGGTCTGGTGGGCATGGCGCCCAAACACCTCTTCGCAGGGATCGGCGTCAACAAGCGGGCGGAAAACGCCGCTCGCGGCATCCAGGTGAACGCCTACGGTGATTATTCGGTCTCCTTGGATCTGCATGTGATCATGGCCTACGGCGTTCGCATTCCCGAAGTGGCCCGGACGGTCATGGAACGGGTCAAGTCAGCTATCGAGAACCAACTGGGGTTGTCTGTTCGTGAGGTGAACGTCCATGTCCATGGACTCAAGATCCCCGATTAA
- a CDS encoding DAK2 domain-containing protein has product MDSRSPIKERLDGPSLAALIRGGAKRVEVNRHQVDRLNVFPVPDGDTGTNLSLTLRACAEAIPDGEIRAGKVAMAAAKGALLGARGNSGVIFSQLFRGWAKALEDKESVSPLDWARAMEKGVEMAYKAVMKPVEGTILTVARAAAREALAASRPGSDLDQILTAAITAAQRALAKTPEQLPVLKEAGVVDAGGQGYLFFLEGCRQALRGEAVTTEASLFEKGAAAGAASRGEGPFEQGQDQYSAPEQFRYCTEFILKGRQLPLNGLRKSLESLGDCLLVVGDPEAAKIHIHTDHPGLVLEQALRHGDLHEIHINNMVEQAANRMAEQRENQTAKPLRAEREAAGDAGERRPIGVIAAAPSEGWARMFQEQGAAAVVDGGTSRNPSASDWLAAMEKAAVDFCLLLPNHPNLILAARQAAQIFGEDRAQVVATRHLPGGLAAMLAFDPRKSAGELQFAMAKAGQGTRCIEITRAVRDASLNGVAVSEGDLIGLLDDRLIAGGKELTEVVRSALAAAGDGWELVTLYQGEGADAAESESLIEEIERNCSGAEVERVATGQPLYPYIIGLE; this is encoded by the coding sequence ATGGACTCAAGATCCCCGATTAAGGAGCGCTTGGACGGGCCTTCCCTGGCCGCCTTGATCCGGGGCGGCGCTAAACGAGTCGAAGTCAACCGGCATCAGGTGGACCGGCTGAACGTATTTCCCGTGCCTGACGGAGATACGGGCACCAACCTGTCCTTGACGCTGCGCGCCTGCGCCGAGGCCATCCCTGACGGCGAGATCCGGGCGGGAAAAGTGGCCATGGCGGCGGCGAAGGGCGCATTGCTCGGCGCCCGCGGCAATTCGGGCGTGATTTTTTCTCAACTGTTCCGCGGTTGGGCAAAGGCCCTCGAAGACAAGGAGTCGGTGTCGCCGCTCGATTGGGCGCGGGCGATGGAAAAAGGGGTGGAGATGGCCTACAAGGCCGTCATGAAACCGGTGGAGGGAACGATCCTGACGGTCGCCAGGGCGGCGGCCAGGGAAGCCCTCGCTGCGAGCCGCCCCGGCAGTGATCTCGATCAGATCCTGACAGCGGCGATCACGGCGGCCCAGCGGGCGCTCGCCAAGACACCGGAGCAACTGCCTGTGTTAAAAGAGGCTGGTGTTGTCGATGCCGGTGGGCAGGGCTATCTGTTCTTTCTGGAGGGTTGCCGCCAGGCTTTGCGCGGCGAGGCCGTCACAACCGAGGCGTCCCTGTTCGAGAAAGGTGCGGCTGCCGGCGCAGCAAGTCGTGGCGAGGGGCCTTTTGAACAAGGACAGGATCAGTACTCCGCGCCGGAGCAGTTCCGCTACTGCACAGAGTTCATCCTCAAAGGGCGTCAACTGCCCCTCAATGGTTTGCGCAAGAGCCTCGAATCTCTGGGCGACTGCCTGCTCGTTGTCGGCGATCCGGAGGCGGCTAAGATCCATATACATACGGACCATCCCGGGCTGGTTCTGGAACAAGCCCTCCGGCATGGCGACCTCCATGAGATCCACATCAATAACATGGTCGAACAGGCTGCAAACCGGATGGCCGAACAAAGGGAGAACCAGACGGCAAAACCGTTGAGAGCCGAAAGGGAGGCGGCTGGGGATGCAGGCGAGCGGAGGCCCATCGGCGTGATCGCCGCTGCGCCGTCAGAGGGCTGGGCGCGAATGTTTCAAGAACAGGGGGCTGCCGCTGTTGTCGACGGTGGGACAAGCCGCAACCCCAGCGCCAGCGACTGGCTGGCGGCGATGGAAAAAGCAGCCGTCGATTTCTGCCTGCTCTTGCCCAACCACCCCAACCTGATTCTGGCGGCCCGGCAGGCTGCGCAGATCTTTGGCGAGGACCGGGCGCAAGTCGTTGCGACCCGTCATCTTCCCGGCGGTCTGGCAGCGATGCTGGCCTTTGATCCCCGGAAAAGCGCCGGCGAGCTCCAGTTCGCCATGGCTAAGGCGGGTCAGGGAACGCGCTGCATCGAGATCACGAGGGCTGTCCGCGACGCCAGCCTGAATGGCGTCGCTGTCTCTGAGGGCGATCTCATCGGCCTTCTCGACGACAGGCTCATCGCCGGAGGGAAGGAACTGACAGAGGTTGTCCGTTCTGCCCTGGCTGCGGCGGGCGATGGCTGGGAGTTGGTCACCCTCTATCAGGGAGAGGGCGCAGACGCTGCAGAGTCGGAAAGCCTGATCGAAGAGATCGAGCGAAACTGTTCGGGCGCCGAGGTGGAACGGGTGGCGACGGGACAACCGCTCTATCCCTATATCATTGGACTGGAGTAA
- the recG gene encoding ATP-dependent DNA helicase RecG gives MKWQSLWQNLRRAVDAERHCGYTDGGVVGGFAAFARSALIALRREAVDVPGPWGARLALWEGQLQYYRQQPIPERRHLVEQISQNLSEFELALSPQLPTDQPFLAASPPSATPSRPVEPTGTRSGNAPPQTAPQRTASTRTAAPGSAASRAAAPSGADRPLARGGQGPGTEIQFLRGVGPQRAATLKKLDIATVRDLIFHLPHRYIDRSRLMSIAQIRYPGDVTVAGVIRAYQQWNPRRGLAVIKGQIDDGSGLLPIVLFNRKHLPAKHPPGTAVVVSGKAEFRYGKAELHVEEMENQAEAGLHTNRIIPVYPATEGLNQRFLRGLFEQVLDKYASSLNDPLPTPVAAKVKLPSLVEAVRQIHFPESLEAAEAGRRKVAFNEIFLLSTAWRYVRRQKQGLIEGIRHQPAREELLRFWSLLPYTLTGAQQRVISEIEADMEVGRPMHRLLQGDVGAGKTVVAASAVVKAVASGYQAALMAPTEVLAEQHAINWQSLLANMAMPVAHLTGSMGRRRREEVLRGLNDGSIPVVVGTHALLQKEVTFRRLGLVIIDEQHRFGVRQRAVLKGKSEAADLLVMTATPIPRTLAMAVYGDLDVSVLDERPPGRQQVKTHHVGSDAWPRIYRLIRREVAAGRQAYVVCPAIEDSEESDLAAVEERYATLSRDVFPDLAVGILHGRLKKEEKAAVMERFYRGQLHILVATTVIEVGIDVPTATIMVIEGAERFGLAQLHQLRGRVGRGDAQSYCILVADKLSEEGRQRMQAMEASDDGFRLAEEDLKLRGPGEFLGTRQSGIPAFKAADLVRDADLIEMAKEWARRWSEHDPELEAPESRELAQRVRETFHGLDLF, from the coding sequence ATGAAATGGCAATCCTTGTGGCAGAACCTGCGGCGGGCTGTCGATGCAGAGCGCCATTGCGGGTACACTGACGGCGGCGTTGTCGGCGGCTTTGCGGCCTTTGCCCGTTCAGCCCTCATCGCCCTGCGACGGGAAGCGGTCGACGTTCCCGGCCCTTGGGGGGCGCGCCTGGCCTTATGGGAGGGCCAATTGCAATACTACCGGCAGCAACCGATCCCTGAACGGCGTCATCTGGTGGAACAGATCTCGCAAAACCTCAGTGAGTTTGAGTTGGCGCTGTCCCCCCAACTGCCGACTGATCAACCCTTTTTGGCGGCGTCGCCCCCTTCGGCGACACCATCCCGTCCGGTGGAGCCAACGGGCACGCGGTCAGGGAACGCACCGCCCCAAACTGCGCCTCAACGAACGGCTTCGACACGCACCGCTGCCCCTGGCTCCGCCGCCTCTCGCGCCGCCGCCCCTTCCGGCGCAGACCGCCCGCTCGCCCGCGGCGGCCAGGGGCCGGGCACAGAGATCCAGTTCCTGCGCGGGGTAGGGCCCCAGCGGGCGGCGACGCTGAAAAAGCTGGACATCGCCACTGTGCGGGACCTGATTTTTCACCTGCCCCACCGCTACATCGACCGGAGCCGGCTGATGAGCATCGCCCAGATCCGCTACCCCGGCGACGTGACGGTGGCCGGCGTGATCCGCGCCTACCAGCAGTGGAACCCACGGCGCGGGCTGGCGGTGATCAAGGGCCAGATCGACGACGGGAGCGGTCTGCTTCCCATCGTGCTCTTCAACCGCAAACACCTGCCGGCCAAGCATCCGCCCGGCACTGCTGTCGTCGTCTCCGGCAAGGCTGAGTTCCGCTACGGCAAGGCGGAACTGCATGTGGAGGAGATGGAAAATCAGGCCGAGGCGGGACTTCACACCAACCGGATCATTCCCGTCTACCCGGCTACAGAGGGCTTGAACCAGCGGTTTCTGCGGGGCCTCTTTGAACAGGTGCTGGACAAGTACGCCTCATCGCTGAACGATCCCCTTCCGACCCCGGTGGCGGCGAAAGTCAAACTGCCTTCCCTTGTCGAGGCGGTCCGCCAGATCCACTTTCCCGAAAGTCTGGAAGCGGCCGAGGCGGGCCGGCGCAAGGTCGCCTTCAACGAGATTTTTTTGCTGTCTACGGCCTGGCGCTATGTGCGCCGGCAGAAGCAGGGGCTCATCGAGGGGATCCGGCACCAGCCGGCGCGGGAGGAACTGCTGCGGTTTTGGTCGCTCCTGCCCTATACACTGACAGGGGCGCAGCAGCGGGTGATCAGCGAGATCGAGGCGGACATGGAAGTCGGCAGGCCCATGCACCGGCTGCTCCAGGGCGATGTGGGCGCCGGCAAGACGGTGGTTGCCGCTTCTGCTGTCGTGAAGGCCGTCGCCTCCGGGTATCAGGCGGCCTTGATGGCGCCGACAGAGGTCCTGGCCGAGCAGCATGCCATCAACTGGCAGAGCCTGCTGGCCAACATGGCCATGCCGGTGGCCCATCTGACCGGGTCGATGGGGCGGCGCCGCCGCGAAGAGGTCCTGCGCGGTCTGAACGACGGCTCCATCCCTGTCGTCGTGGGCACCCATGCGTTGTTGCAAAAAGAGGTGACCTTCCGTCGCCTAGGTCTGGTGATCATCGATGAACAGCATCGCTTCGGCGTCCGGCAGCGGGCCGTCCTGAAAGGGAAGAGCGAGGCGGCCGATCTGCTGGTGATGACGGCGACACCGATCCCGCGCACCCTGGCCATGGCCGTCTACGGCGATCTGGATGTGTCGGTCTTGGATGAGCGTCCGCCGGGCCGGCAGCAGGTGAAGACCCATCATGTGGGCAGCGACGCCTGGCCGCGCATCTACCGGTTGATCCGCCGCGAGGTGGCTGCCGGTCGTCAGGCCTACGTGGTCTGCCCTGCCATCGAGGATTCGGAGGAATCAGACCTAGCCGCCGTGGAGGAGCGCTACGCCACCCTGTCCCGCGATGTCTTCCCCGATCTGGCCGTCGGCATCCTCCACGGGCGGCTGAAGAAAGAGGAAAAGGCCGCCGTCATGGAGCGTTTTTACCGCGGCCAATTGCACATCCTCGTCGCCACGACGGTGATCGAGGTGGGCATTGACGTGCCCACGGCGACGATCATGGTCATCGAGGGGGCCGAACGGTTCGGATTGGCGCAACTGCACCAGTTGCGGGGACGGGTCGGTCGTGGCGACGCCCAGTCCTACTGCATCCTTGTGGCCGACAAGCTCTCCGAGGAGGGGCGGCAGCGCATGCAGGCCATGGAAGCGAGCGACGACGGGTTCCGCCTCGCCGAGGAGGACTTGAAATTGCGGGGGCCCGGCGAATTCCTGGGGACGCGACAGAGCGGCATCCCCGCTTTTAAAGCGGCCGACCTGGTCCGTGACGCCGATCTGATAGAAATGGCGAAGGAATGGGCCCGGCGCTGGTCGGAACACGATCCCGAACTCGAGGCGCCGGAGAGCCGCGAACTGGCCCAGCGGGTGAGGGAGACTTTTCATGGATTGGACTTGTTCTGA
- a CDS encoding small, acid-soluble spore protein, alpha/beta type, with amino-acid sequence MPERDRDELSPQLEDFKMEVAQEIGLGHRFQGAKKDGATTGVQPGK; translated from the coding sequence TTGCCGGAACGGGATCGCGACGAACTGTCGCCGCAACTGGAGGACTTTAAAATGGAAGTGGCCCAGGAGATCGGTCTGGGCCACCGTTTTCAGGGCGCTAAAAAGGACGGCGCCACAACGGGAGTCCAGCCGGGCAAGTGA
- the gpr gene encoding GPR endopeptidase translates to MNRSTLYSNLGIRLDMAVEAHDVIRREMGSDVPGVRIFRTEHPQAVVTTVVVESEQGEQAMGKPRGTYVTIDAPPLRENNREAHQTISTILARELSGLLQIGPNSSVLVVGLGNWNATPDALGPKVVESTLVTRHLHHYAPEELSGDLRPVSAIAPGVLGLTGIETAEIIKGIVEKTRPDLIIAIDALATSSVDRIATSIQLANTGIHPGSGVGNKRAGINLETMGCPVVALGIPTVVHAGIIAHEAIEKLMQQFQTSPTLYRLYKGLNPEAMQQIIEEVLGPFQRDLIMTPKEIDQLIQQTSRVVSAGIAQALHPAITPDQWTQYLQ, encoded by the coding sequence GTGAATCGCTCCACTCTGTACAGCAACCTCGGCATCCGCCTGGACATGGCCGTCGAGGCCCATGACGTCATCCGCCGGGAGATGGGCTCTGATGTGCCCGGTGTGCGGATCTTTCGGACCGAACACCCGCAGGCAGTCGTTACCACCGTCGTCGTCGAATCGGAACAAGGCGAACAGGCCATGGGCAAGCCGCGGGGGACCTATGTGACCATTGACGCGCCCCCTTTGCGGGAGAACAACCGGGAGGCCCACCAGACCATCTCGACGATCCTGGCCCGTGAACTGAGCGGACTCCTGCAGATCGGCCCCAACAGTTCGGTTCTCGTCGTCGGACTCGGCAACTGGAACGCCACCCCGGACGCCCTCGGGCCCAAGGTGGTCGAATCGACCCTCGTCACCCGCCACCTGCACCACTACGCGCCGGAGGAACTATCGGGCGATCTCCGTCCCGTCAGCGCCATCGCTCCCGGCGTCCTCGGCCTGACAGGGATCGAGACGGCAGAGATCATCAAAGGGATCGTGGAAAAAACACGACCCGATCTGATCATCGCCATCGACGCACTGGCCACCAGTTCTGTCGACCGCATCGCCACGAGCATCCAACTGGCGAACACAGGCATCCACCCCGGTTCAGGCGTCGGCAACAAACGGGCCGGGATCAACCTGGAGACGATGGGCTGTCCCGTCGTGGCGCTCGGCATCCCCACCGTCGTCCACGCCGGCATCATCGCCCATGAGGCCATCGAAAAACTGATGCAGCAGTTTCAGACGAGTCCCACCCTCTACCGATTGTACAAAGGGCTCAATCCGGAGGCGATGCAGCAGATCATTGAAGAGGTCCTGGGCCCCTTCCAGCGGGACCTGATCATGACGCCCAAGGAGATCGACCAACTGATCCAGCAGACCTCCCGTGTTGTCTCGGCCGGGATCGCCCAGGCGCTCCATCCGGCCATCACGCCGGACCAATGGACCCAGTACCTGCAGTAA
- the rsmD gene encoding 16S rRNA (guanine(966)-N(2))-methyltransferase RsmD, with product MRIISGQARGRRLVSVKGWETRPTADRVKEALFSVLAGRCLEAQCLDLFAGTGALGLEALSRGAAFVYWVEKHPAACAIIAKNIEATGLDRGKVLKQDVRQACQRLLAEGRRFDLIFADPPYKRELWLPVLESAAAGLLAPAGTLILESSRDEGLPEEFGSLIRRKQDRYGDTMIHYYQWERSPEPEPDERCEEADS from the coding sequence GTGCGGATCATATCCGGCCAAGCCCGAGGCCGCCGCCTCGTCTCTGTCAAGGGTTGGGAGACGCGGCCCACGGCCGATCGCGTGAAAGAAGCGCTGTTCAGTGTTCTGGCCGGGCGTTGCCTTGAGGCGCAATGCCTGGACCTGTTTGCGGGAACGGGCGCCTTGGGCCTCGAGGCCCTCAGCCGGGGCGCTGCGTTCGTATATTGGGTGGAAAAACATCCGGCTGCCTGTGCGATCATCGCAAAAAACATCGAAGCAACCGGTTTGGACAGGGGAAAAGTGCTGAAGCAGGATGTCCGGCAGGCCTGCCAGCGTCTGCTCGCCGAAGGAAGGCGCTTTGATTTAATCTTTGCCGACCCGCCCTATAAGCGGGAACTCTGGCTGCCCGTGTTGGAGTCGGCTGCCGCCGGCCTGTTGGCGCCGGCAGGGACCTTGATCTTGGAAAGCAGCCGCGATGAAGGGCTTCCCGAAGAATTCGGTTCCCTGATCCGGAGGAAGCAGGACCGCTATGGAGACACCATGATTCATTACTACCAGTGGGAGCGGTCGCCGGAACCGGAACCGGACGAACGCTGTGAGGAGGCCGATTCGTGA
- the coaD gene encoding pantetheine-phosphate adenylyltransferase, translated as MTVAVYPGSFDPITKGHMDIVERAAQIFNEVIVAVVINPNKKPLFTMDERVEMIRMASAHIPNVRVESFSGLLVDFTRKQGARAIVRGLRAVSDFEVEFQMALMNKRLYPEAETVFMATHTDYAFLSSSMVKEVASFGGDVSDYLPPSVLTRVAEKYGDTVWGKAPAR; from the coding sequence GTGACTGTTGCCGTTTATCCGGGCAGTTTTGATCCCATCACCAAGGGCCATATGGACATCGTGGAGCGGGCTGCCCAGATTTTTAATGAAGTGATCGTCGCTGTCGTGATCAATCCCAACAAAAAACCGCTCTTTACCATGGACGAGCGCGTCGAGATGATCCGGATGGCGTCTGCCCATATCCCGAACGTCCGCGTCGAGTCTTTTTCGGGTTTGCTCGTCGATTTTACACGCAAGCAGGGCGCCCGGGCCATCGTGCGGGGCTTGCGGGCTGTTTCCGACTTCGAGGTAGAGTTTCAGATGGCCCTCATGAACAAGCGGCTCTATCCCGAGGCGGAGACGGTATTCATGGCCACCCACACCGACTATGCCTTCCTCAGCAGTTCCATGGTCAAAGAAGTGGCTTCCTTCGGGGGAGACGTATCGGATTACCTGCCGCCGTCGGTGCTCACCAGGGTGGCGGAAAAATACGGCGATACAGTATGGGGAAAGGCGCCGGCCAGATAG
- a CDS encoding ATPase: protein MERSQALEGNSSRFGEGRSVLRLLDELEELIETSTRIPITGKVLVDDHTLLDFLDRIRTGLPEELRQAKWLTKERQRVIQEAEAECQQMIEETKAYVAKLAGETEIVRMAQQKSEEILAEARSQAAELQNDARQYADDVLRQIEHTLTKSVNTVRKGREELQATWERGEEAY from the coding sequence ATGGAGCGTTCACAGGCTTTGGAAGGGAATTCGTCGCGCTTTGGCGAAGGCAGGAGCGTTCTGCGCCTCCTGGACGAACTGGAAGAATTGATCGAGACATCGACGCGCATCCCGATCACGGGCAAGGTGCTTGTGGATGATCATACCCTCCTGGATTTTCTGGATCGCATCCGCACGGGACTCCCCGAAGAGCTGCGCCAGGCCAAATGGCTGACGAAGGAACGGCAACGGGTCATCCAGGAAGCCGAAGCCGAGTGCCAGCAGATGATCGAGGAAACGAAGGCTTATGTGGCCAAGTTGGCCGGTGAGACGGAGATCGTCCGGATGGCTCAGCAAAAATCCGAGGAGATCCTGGCTGAGGCCCGTAGCCAGGCGGCGGAGTTGCAAAATGACGCTCGCCAGTATGCCGACGATGTCCTTCGCCAGATTGAACATACCCTGACCAAGTCTGTCAACACGGTCCGTAAAGGCCGGGAAGAGCTGCAAGCCACGTGGGAGCGGGGAGAGGAAGCCTATTGA
- a CDS encoding nucleoside recognition domain-containing protein: MISPIPMVPGSLILTLFFLLLTPFMVFYPAVSLSAAREGLQLWLTVLLPALFPFLVVAELILALGLPRLIGAVLEPLMRPLFRLPGAAAVVVAVGFTTGFPVGAIMTARLIREGMLTPAEGERLVLFTNNASPLFMLGAVGAGMFGSSEAGLLLAASHYMSNLLVGLIHARLSPGSRATASLPFRSRLKREWQTFLTQPGTAGETLGTAIGKGMHNILIIGGYTMFFVVAFRLFSAGGLLAPLLALLEKALPALQCSPDLAPGLLSGALEMSIGCQQIAVAQAPLSQRLVFTALILSWSGLSILAQVATCLAGTGVRMSRYILARLAQGILSMVIVSLWLPHIPSSLASACIPPILGIQIWPFWPGSTGIAYLILAFLLLLWTVLSARKGVTKR; the protein is encoded by the coding sequence ATGATCTCGCCTATCCCTATGGTCCCTGGATCGCTTATCCTGACGCTTTTCTTTCTGCTCTTGACCCCGTTCATGGTCTTTTACCCGGCCGTGTCACTCTCCGCGGCGCGGGAAGGATTACAACTCTGGTTGACCGTCTTGTTGCCGGCCCTGTTTCCCTTTCTGGTGGTCGCCGAACTGATCCTGGCCCTCGGTTTGCCCCGGTTGATCGGCGCAGTGCTGGAACCGCTGATGCGGCCGCTCTTTCGTCTTCCTGGCGCAGCCGCCGTCGTCGTCGCCGTGGGATTCACCACCGGTTTTCCCGTCGGCGCCATCATGACGGCCCGCCTGATCCGGGAGGGTATGCTGACGCCTGCGGAAGGCGAACGGCTCGTCCTGTTCACCAACAACGCCAGTCCCCTATTCATGCTCGGCGCCGTCGGCGCCGGCATGTTCGGATCATCAGAAGCGGGACTGCTGCTGGCAGCCTCCCACTACATGTCCAACCTGCTTGTCGGCTTGATCCATGCCCGCCTGTCGCCTGGGTCTCGCGCTACGGCGTCCCTTCCCTTCCGTTCCCGTTTGAAAAGGGAATGGCAAACCTTCCTGACCCAGCCCGGGACCGCCGGGGAAACACTGGGAACGGCAATCGGCAAAGGGATGCACAACATCCTGATCATCGGTGGGTATACCATGTTTTTCGTCGTCGCCTTCCGGCTGTTTTCCGCCGGGGGCTTGCTTGCGCCGCTGCTGGCGCTGTTGGAAAAGGCGCTCCCCGCCCTTCAGTGCAGCCCCGATCTGGCGCCGGGACTTCTGTCGGGGGCGCTGGAGATGAGCATCGGCTGTCAGCAGATTGCGGTGGCCCAAGCCCCCCTTTCCCAGCGTCTTGTTTTCACCGCCTTGATCCTGTCCTGGAGCGGCCTCTCCATTCTGGCCCAGGTCGCGACCTGTCTGGCCGGAACGGGGGTGCGGATGAGCCGCTACATCCTGGCCAGGCTGGCGCAAGGCATCCTATCCATGGTGATTGTCAGCCTTTGGCTGCCCCATATACCATCTTCGCTAGCTTCCGCCTGCATCCCTCCCATCCTTGGTATCCAAATCTGGCCGTTCTGGCCCGGTTCCACCGGGATCGCATATCTGATCCTGGCGTTCCTGCTCCTTCTGTGGACGGTCCTGTCCGCCCGAAAAGGGGTGACGAAACGATAA